In Thermodesulfobacteriota bacterium, the genomic stretch TGCGGCTCCCCAGGTCGTCGTGGGTAAGGAGCACCTGCGCGGCCTTCTCTTCAACCGCCGAGAACGCGCTGTCGTACATGGCCATGAGCGAGCCCTGCCCCACGGCGGCGGCGGCCTGCCGCTCGGGGATGGCAACGGGCCTATCCCTCATGCCGAGCCTTCTCATGCCGAGGGCGATGGCGCCCGAGCTTACTACCGCTGTCTCCCTGCCCGAGGTCTTAAGCTCCTTTATCGCGGAGGCGAGCCTTGCGAATATGTCCGCGCCGTCAACGGGCGGTGCGGCTATTACGGCGCTCCCGACCTTTATTACGACCCTGCGGGCCTTCTTTGCTATCTTCTTCCTTAAGTCCTTCACCTTGCCTCGGATGCTCCCCCGCCCTTTGAGGCGGATACCTCCCTGCCGACGTAGTTCACAAGCTCCTTAAGGCCTTTTCCCGTGGCTGCTGAGATCGGAAATACCTTTATACCCAAACCGTTAAAAAATTTCAATAACTCCGCGACCTTCTCCTCGGCCTCCGGTATGTCGGTCTTGTTGAGCGCAACCACCTGGGGCCTCTCCGCCAGCTCGGCCTTGAAGGCCCGCAGCTCCCGGTTCACTACCTCGAAGTCCTCTTTCGGGTCCCTGCCCGACACGGGAGAGAGGTCTATGACATGGATGAATATGCTCGTCCGCTCGATGTGCTTCAAAAACCTCACGCCGAGCCCCTTGCCCTCGTGCGCCCCTTCTATGAGGCCCGGGATGTCGGCCACGACGAACCCGCCAAAATCTCCGAATTTCACAATGCCGAGGTTCGGGACGAGGGTCGTGAAGGGGTAATCGGCAATCCTGGGCTTTGCAGCCGAGATATGTGAGATCAGGGTCGATTTCCCGGCGTTCGGAAAGCCTATTATGCCGACGTCGGCAAGGAGCTTGAGCTCTAATTTAAGATTTTTCTCCTCGCCCGGCTCGCCGGGCTGGGCGAACCTGGGCGTCTGGTGGGTGGAGGTCGCGAAATGGGCGTTCCCCTTGCCGCCCCTTCCGCCACGCGATACCAGGTACTCCTGGCCGTCCGCCACGAGGTCGGCGAGCGCCTCCCCGGTGTCCGCGTCCTTTACGACAGTGCCAACGGGCACGTTTATCCTCAAGTCAAGCCCGTCCCTGCCGCTGCACATGCTGCCCATGCCGTGCTGGCCGCGCTCCGCCTTGTATTCGCGCTTGTACTTGAAGTCAAGGAGGCTCGCGAGCCTGCCCTCGGCAATGAGGAGGACGTCGCCGCCCCTTCCGCCGTTGCCGCCGTCAGGGCCGCCCTTGGGCACGTATTTCTCGCGCCTGAAGCTGACGCAGCCCCTGCCGCCGTCGCCGGCCTTTACGTATATCTTTGCCTCGTCTATGAACTTCATCTTTATAATTCCGTTCGGCGCTCACGCGGATTGCCTCCGGTAAGGCACGTTTTATTTACAAGAGACCTTTTAACGCGCTGGAGCGCTGTGCGCGCCATGAATTGTCCGCTCCGCTTATGCCCGGACTACTTCTTAAATATAAAAAAGCGCTGAAATGCAAAAAGGGCGGATGGAAAGACTGAAAAAGCCTCTCCTTTCCGCCCTTATGAATGATTTTTCCAGACCCTTTTCTACTGCGGAAGGATGTTTACGACCTTCTTGGCTCCCCTGTCCTCGAACTGGACCACCCCGCTTACCTTCGCGAATATGGTGAAGTCCCTGCCCATGCCTGCGTTCGAGCCGGGGTATACCTTGCTCCCCACCTGCCTGACTATTATGGAGCCGGCGGAGACGGCCTGGCCCGAGAAGCGCTTGACACCCCTTCTCTGGCCGTTCGAGTCCCTGCCGTTCCTTGAGCTTCCGCCCGCCTTTTTATGTGCCACTGTAAAACCTCCTGAAAGCCTTAAAATATCAAGACCTGATTTCCTGTATCTTTATGCTGGTGAAGGGCTGCCTGTGACCCTGGCGCTTGTCGTAGCCCTTCCTCCTCTTCTTCTTGTAGATGATAACCTTCTTGTCCCTGTCCTGGGTGAGTATCTCGGCGACGACTACCGCCCCCTCCACCCTCGGGGAGCCCACCTTTATGCTCTCT encodes the following:
- the obgE gene encoding GTPase ObgE; protein product: MKFIDEAKIYVKAGDGGRGCVSFRREKYVPKGGPDGGNGGRGGDVLLIAEGRLASLLDFKYKREYKAERGQHGMGSMCSGRDGLDLRINVPVGTVVKDADTGEALADLVADGQEYLVSRGGRGGKGNAHFATSTHQTPRFAQPGEPGEEKNLKLELKLLADVGIIGFPNAGKSTLISHISAAKPRIADYPFTTLVPNLGIVKFGDFGGFVVADIPGLIEGAHEGKGLGVRFLKHIERTSIFIHVIDLSPVSGRDPKEDFEVVNRELRAFKAELAERPQVVALNKTDIPEAEEKVAELLKFFNGLGIKVFPISAATGKGLKELVNYVGREVSASKGGGASEAR
- the rpmA gene encoding 50S ribosomal protein L27; this translates as MAHKKAGGSSRNGRDSNGQRRGVKRFSGQAVSAGSIIVRQVGSKVYPGSNAGMGRDFTIFAKVSGVVQFEDRGAKKVVNILPQ
- the rplU gene encoding 50S ribosomal protein L21; translated protein: MYAVIKTGGKQYRVSEGDVLNVEKLSGEPGARIELSDVLAVGEGESIKVGSPRVEGAVVVAEILTQDRDKKVIIYKKKRRKGYDKRQGHRQPFTSIKIQEIRS